The window TTTTCTATCTGAAACAAAAGGAAAGAAATATAGTATCACAAATATGAAATATCACACCCTTGAATGGTTCTGATGGATGCGCAGAATGGCTTCATTTTGTTGCTCTGAATAACTGACTTCCTGGGATCACAGTCGAGGTTCCTTCCCCCATGATTGTTGTCAAGCTCATCTCTTTCTCAAGTATTCCTTCTAGTTCCGTTACCACATGGCTCATTGTTGGTCGCCTCTCACTTGAACCTTCTACACATCTTATTATCAACTGAATCAACTTTTCCATAGCTTCAGCTGTGAAGATATTCCCTAATCTGTCATCGATGATGCTGGAAATATTGCCAACGTCTTGGATATTTTGCACCTTCATCAAGAGGAGCACAAAAGAAACCCAATTCAATAGCTTTTACACACTTCACAAAGTCATGAACCAGCATCATTATTAATAAATAATGTTTACATAAAACAGATTACCAAAAAATAATTAAAAACATTATGTTTACATTATGTTTACATAAAACATCAGAGTACCTGTTACGTTCTGAATTTACATTATATAAATTTGAAGTAGACACAATACATATATAGCAACTACTAATCCAGACCCAATACACCAACCATATAAAGAAGATAGGCCAATGAGACCAAATACAGGCATATCAACACTGCACTACCATTTTGTGAAAACAAGCACATACGTACCCATTCAACAATGTCCTGATTCGTGTCAGCAGATGTCAATTTTGCTGCTTCTCTGCCACTTACCAACTCCAAAAGGAATATTCCAAAGCTATATACATCACTTTTTTCAGAAAATCTTCTAAATTCTCTTACCCTGCAGAAATTAATCGAAATCTGGCTTAAATCTAACTATCCTTGGAAATGGTTTCAACGATTACATAAAACTTCACATTACAAGAGTAACTAGGCCCCTGAAAATAGAAGGAAGGAGAAGAAAGAGAGTAATACTCTGGAGAGAGGAATATCTCATCAGCAATAACTTGAGAAGATGGGCCTGCCATATCTTTTCCCAAGAAATTGCGAATTCCTGCATCTGCAACCTTAGCAATAAAATTTTCATCCACAAGAACATTGGCTGTTCTAAAGTTCTTATGCACCAGACGAGGACTTAAAGAGTGAAGGTAAGCCAAGCCTGCAAACAGAAAGGATGAATGAGTCCCCATAAATACGAGAACTTTGCTTTAAGACTGCTACGATAATAGGTAGGAAGTTTAGAACAATTGATAGTCTTTGATACATTACAAAACAACTTTGGGGGACCAATACTGATGTTCTAAAATATCTAAAGAGAAGAAAACCTGATACCATGAAAGCCACAAATGCTCACTGATTTTGCAGAGGATCACCTTTAGCTGCCCCTAGAGCTATTGATAGTCGATTCTTGAATTCTAGCTTTTCACGAACATGCTGACCAGTGCCTGCATAGGAAATATAGCAAGTTCCCATATGCTCAGATTAAAGCATTATAAATGGAGCAATCACATAAATTATGAAGTAAGATTAGCAGCAGTGTATGCCTATCATAAAAAGCAAAGAACATTTATTCAAAGACTCAAAGTACAGATAAATCACCAGCATACTTTTGTGCTCCTGAAATGAAACAATGATGGAAGGATAGGAAGTTACCATATAAGTGACTGGAAACACTTCCACTATGAATATACTCATACACAAGAAACTGCAGATTATTTTCCTGGCAGTAGCCCAAGAGAGAAACAATATTCCTGTGCTGAATAGCTGACAGATAGTTTACCTGATATGAAAATGCTAAGTTTAGTAGAAACACACAGACAAACTCAAAGGAGAAAGGATGAAAGAAAGACTCATTAACCAATCCTCAAATCCCTGAGTTAAGTAATGCTTGTGAGTAAAGAAACTGAAAACACAAGCTCCCAGATAAACTTATTCAGAATTTACCACCACACAACTAGTTCACATAGTTTTTTAGTTACTTTTTGTTGGTCAGTCTGAAAATTTTTGGGATAGTAGGAGAAGAAATATTGTTAATGGATATAACTAATCAGTAACAAGGAAAAAGAGTGTATAGGACCTAGGTAGATTCTTCAGTAAATGGTTACTCAGCATTCAAGTGGCATAACACTCCAAGAAAATTCCACACCAATTGCAAGCATTGATTATGAGAAGTATTCATAGTCATTCCTTCAAAGACGTATGAAGCCGATACTGTATAAAACTCCCTATCAGACTCCAAAACATATTCATAATGCTGCAAAGAATCAACGAGCTCTAAGGAAAAAAACCTGTAGGAAAAGTGCCTATTACCTCATTGGTAAACTCCTGACTAGGCAATCCAGGTCGCTTTTTGATGGCTACAAGCATTCCGTCATGAAGAAAACCCATATACACCTCCCCAAATTTTCCTTCCCCAATCAAATTTTTATCACTAAAATTTTTTGTGGCCAGAGACAATTCTTCCATCTGAAAACGCCTTGTTTCTCGAATTGACAACTCAACCCCACCATGTGTTCCAACTGCAAGTTATTACAATAGATAATTAAGCTATTGGCCTATTGCTTTTTACAGAAAAAATGTTTTCACCAAGAAACATATATGATGCAAGAGTTACCTTGAACAGATGGATCAGAAGAACCTGTCTCAGAAGTTCTCGAAACGCTCCTATTGCGAAGACAGAACCCAACAAGTATGATAATTATCCCCACCAATGCCACGGCTCCTGCAGCACCTCCAAGTATTGCTGCAAGAGGCGCTGACATTTGGTATGGGAACGGCTTCAACTATGGGGGTTAGTACTTTTGTAAAAGGAATTATCAGACATTGAACCTGCACGCCAAAAGTAAAAGATCATAATTTAGCTTGGGGAAGGTATGCACAGAGACAAAGTCACAATCTTTATATCTTACAAGATAATTAAACCACGGAAAATCAAGGTTTCAGAATAAGATAATTAAGTAATTACGCCTGAAAACTAGCTGACTAGTGAATGGAATTCAGCAGGCATGCAGTGATATTGAAATCACAAATAAAGGCAACTGATCACTAATAGAATTGCAATACACACTATGAAAACGGATTGAGTGCACAACATGTCCAATATGGTTGTGATTTGAGTACAAATTAAATTAGCATAGTAGAGTAGAATAGCAAACCTGTACTTCCAAAGAAAAAACCCAGCGAGATGTCTAAAAACTGGAGCTTCATTTGCCAATGACAACAAGAATGACACCCACCCACATTCCCAAATGGAAAGGTGAACCGAACACTAGTGTTTGTGGTAAAAGACCCAAATGCAAGATTAGAAGAGACCCAAGAGGTCAAAGTTGTAGAGAAACCCAGGTGATGATCAAAGTCAAGACTTATAAGCAGTTGGAAGCAAAATAGCAGCGGAGAAGCATCTCAATGTTTGAATATATTAAGGGGAATGCAGAGTATATATCATCGGTGGGTACAGAGAGAATGCCGACAGAAAGTGACCTTGCGCCGACAACACTCCCTCTACCAAACCACCCAATTCAACTTCATCAATGTAAACATATATCCCATGGAAGTACTAGACCCACAACTAAATTAAATAGAAACTAAAACAATTTATATTCTTTGATAGCTCAGCCATGCAATGAAAAGAGTATATATATCGGTATATGAACACAAGGAGATCGATGAGGTTTGTCTGTCAGTCTGAGTGTATTTAGCTTCAATTTAACTAAGCTATAAAAAAATTAAAAAAAGGGAAAGAAGAAGATTAATTTAGGTATTATTTGTGTGGGCTGTAAAGCAGAATAATAGTTGTCCGTCTGTCTGTCTGGTACTGCAAGTTGAGAATGAATTAGAGAGATGTGTGTGTTGTGTACAGCAGTACAGGCAGGTTGGCTGCAAGTCTATTGTAACAGAGTTGCACATACCAGTATTAGTTGACTAGTCTCCTCCTGTACTTGCCCCTAAACTCTACTAGAACAAAACCAAGCCAGGCCAATACTAATAAATAGACAGAAGCCTGTGCTTTTGAGCTCGATCCTCATCCTGCAAATCAAATTTACATTCTTTGGGAACAAAAGAAAAATAAAAGGGCACCCCACATATATAAGGATCATGTACGGTTTGTATCTACACAGGTGACACAGCAGAGTAGTGAAGAAAGGAAAGCGAATAATAGAGAGAGAGATTCAAAGCTGCTGGGAGCGATGTTGTGGGGTTGGTATGCGCGGCCAGCCAGCTATGAGCTATGTTGACGTTGCTTCTACTCAGGGTCACTAGAGACATAACTATCATTACCGTTTGATTGATTGGATATAGTACACACCAAAAGCAAAGTAACCTGAGAAATTTTTCAGTGCTCCCGATTCTCGTTCTTGTATCATATCATCAGGATGATGATTACTCTCTTAGTTTAAACAAATGGAACGGAATGATTGTAGTAGGTTTGGGCTGTTGGGCAGATTTGGAAATGAACGGTGGGCCGATTCAGGTTGTTAGTCTTGGGCCCTTAGTCATAGTCAGCTGGCAGTTGGGCCTCCGGTGGCACAGTCGATGTGAGTAAAAGAGATTCTAATTCCAGCAACGATCAACGCAAACTCACGCTACAATGGACACCATCCAAATTAAAGAATCTTTTCTTTTCTGGTTAACAGCGATCACATATATTTTGTTCTCCTTTTATCAAAAGAAAATAGGACGACACTGGAGAGCAAAATGGTATGAGAGAGTGTGATGGTCCTCAAATGGAGTGGGTGAAGACAGAACAGCAGTGAGGTATGTTCTTATTCCCTGTCGCTTCCTAGCCTGCCTTTTTGAATACATTGTTTTTTGATGATGCATATGTTAAATGTTGGTTTCCCAGCTCCATCATACAGTAATTGAACAAGAAGAGAGTATAAGGGGAATTAATGGAGGGAAATAGAAAGGCATCAAATGGGGTGACGCTGGATCATGTGCTTTTGGCGCTGGGAGAGACCAAGGAAGAGAGGGAGCTCAGAATTCGTAATCTTTTCAACTTGTTTGACACTGCAAATGCTGGGTATTTGGACTATGCCCTGATTGAGGCAGGCCTCTCTGCCCTCCAGATACCCCCCGAGTACAAGTTTGCCAAGGATCTCTTGAATGTGTGCGATGCAAACCGAGATGGCCGTGTGGATTACCAAGATTTTAAGCACTACATGGACGATAAGGAGCTCGAGCTCTATGCCATCTTTCAGGCAATTGATGTCAAACACCATGGTTGCATCCTCCCTGAAGAGCTATGGGATGCTCTTGTGAGAGCAGGTAGTTTATCATTTCTACTGTACTTCTTCTTTTCATTCTTTCCTTCCATTATTTCTCTAATCGATATTGTATATCTTGTTGAATATTCAAACATGTGATGTTCATATTTTGTTGGTTATTTATCTCTTCTGTCGTTTGAATTACCGCAAAAGTGACTTTCATTTAGTACTTCGTTCTATAAGCCACACCAGTCCCTCTTTTGCAGGGATTGAAATTGATGATGAAGAACTTGCTCTCTTTGTTGAGCGTGTTGATAAGGATAACAACGGTGTCATAACATTTGAAGAATGGAGAGATTTTCTTCTGCTTTACCCTCAGGAGGCAACCATCGAGAATATTTATCATTATTTGGAAAGAGTATGCCTTGTTGATATTGGGGAGCAGACTGTTACTCCAGAAGTCATGAATAAACATATCCATGCAAGTAGATATCTGATTGCCGGTGCAGTAGCAGGAGCAACATCGCGTACAGCTACTGCTCCTCTTGATCGCTTGAAGGTTGTTTTGCAAGTACAAACTCAACAGGCTCGTATTATGCCTGCAGTTAGAGATATATGGAGACAAGGGGGCTTGCTGGGTTTTTTTCGTGGCAATGGTTTAAATGTCTTCAAGGTGGCTCCTGAAAGCGCCATCAGGTTCTATACTTATGAAATGCTGAAAAGTTATATCCTTCATGCTAATGGTGAAGAAGATAAGGCTAATATTGGGATGACAACTCGCCTTGTTTCCGGTGGTTTAGCAGGTGCTGTGGCACAAGCTGCTATTTATCCCATGGATCTTGTTAAAACACGAATACAAACATATGCTTGCGAAGGTGGAAGAACTCCGAGTGTAGGATCTCTGTCTAAACAAATATGGGTTCAGGAGGGACCCCGGGCATTTTATAGAGGCCTTGTTCCATCTCTACTTGGAATTGTCCCTTATGCTGGCATCGATCTTGCTGCTTATGATACCCTGAAAGACATGTCCAAGAAATATATTCTGCATGACACCGGTGAGGATTCCATTCGTATATTAGCATCATTGATTTTATCGTTTCAGTTTTGTGGTGTTTTAAACCAATTCTTTCTGCCATAATAGTTGCAACTTGCATGCTAAAATGTCCAATTCTTTTGTAGAACCTGGTCCTCTTGTGCAGTTGGGATGTGGGACAGTATCAGGTGCTCTTGGTGCTTCATGTGTTTACCCATTGCAGGTTGTCAGGACAAGGTGCATTGTGGAAAAATATCGATC of the Fragaria vesca subsp. vesca linkage group LG6, FraVesHawaii_1.0, whole genome shotgun sequence genome contains:
- the LOC101304987 gene encoding nodulation receptor kinase-like — its product is MSAPLAAILGGAAGAVALVGIIIILVGFCLRNRSVSRTSETGSSDPSVQVGTHGGVELSIRETRRFQMEELSLATKNFSDKNLIGEGKFGEVYMGFLHDGMLVAIKKRPGLPSQEFTNEVNYLSAIQHRNIVSLLGYCQENNLQFLVYEYIHSGSVSSHLYGTGQHVREKLEFKNRLSIALGAAKGLAYLHSLSPRLVHKNFRTANVLVDENFIAKVADAGIRNFLGKDMAGPSSQVIADEIFLSPEVREFRRFSEKSDVYSFGIFLLELVSGREAAKLTSADTNQDIVEWVQNIQDVGNISSIIDDRLGNIFTAEAMEKLIQLIIRCVEGSSERRPTMSHVVTELEGILEKEMSLTTIMGEGTSTVIPGSQLFRATK
- the LOC101305284 gene encoding calcium-binding mitochondrial carrier protein SCaMC-1-like encodes the protein MEGNRKASNGVTLDHVLLALGETKEERELRIRNLFNLFDTANAGYLDYALIEAGLSALQIPPEYKFAKDLLNVCDANRDGRVDYQDFKHYMDDKELELYAIFQAIDVKHHGCILPEELWDALVRAGIEIDDEELALFVERVDKDNNGVITFEEWRDFLLLYPQEATIENIYHYLERVCLVDIGEQTVTPEVMNKHIHASRYLIAGAVAGATSRTATAPLDRLKVVLQVQTQQARIMPAVRDIWRQGGLLGFFRGNGLNVFKVAPESAIRFYTYEMLKSYILHANGEEDKANIGMTTRLVSGGLAGAVAQAAIYPMDLVKTRIQTYACEGGRTPSVGSLSKQIWVQEGPRAFYRGLVPSLLGIVPYAGIDLAAYDTLKDMSKKYILHDTEPGPLVQLGCGTVSGALGASCVYPLQVVRTRMQAQRINKDSAYEGMADVFRRTLQHEGFRGLYKGIFPNLLKVVPSASITYMVYESMKKTLDL